One window from the genome of Larus michahellis chromosome 23, bLarMic1.1, whole genome shotgun sequence encodes:
- the DIRAS1 gene encoding GTP-binding protein Di-Ras1 isoform X1: MPEQSNDYRVVVFGAGGVGKSSLVLRFVKGTFRDTYIPTIEDTYRQVISCDKSVCTLQITDTTGSHQFPAMQRLSISKGHAFILVFSVTSKQSLEELKPIYQQIVQIKGSVESIPIMLVGNKCDETQREVESREGEAVAKEWKCAFMETSAKMNYNVKELFQELLNLEKRRNVSLTIDGKRSSKQKRTDKIKGKCSIM; this comes from the coding sequence ATGCCGGAGCAGAGCAACGACTACCGGGTGGTGGTGTTTGGCGCCGGCGGTGTGGGCAAGAGCTCGCTGGTGCTGCGCTTCGTGAAGGGGACCTTCCGGGACACCTACATCCCCACCATCGAGGACACCTACCGCCAGGTCATCAGCTGCGACAAGAGCGTCTGCACCCTGCAGATCACCGACACCACGGGCAGCCACCAGTTCCCGGCCATGCAGCGCCTCTCCATCTCCAAGGGCCATGCCTTCATCCTGGTCTTCTCCGTCACCAGCAAgcagtccctggaggagctgaagCCCATCTACCAGCAGATCGTGCAGATCAAGGGCAGCGTGGAGAGCATCCCCATCATGCTGGTGGGCAACAAGTGCGACGAGACCCAGCGGGAggtggagagcagggagggggaggccgTGGCCAAGGAGTGGAAATGCGCCTTCATGGAGACCTCGGCCAAGATGAACTACAACGTCAAggagctcttccaggagctgctgaacctggagaagaggaggaacgTCAGCCTCACCATCGACGGGAAGCGCTCCAGCAAGCAGAAGAGGACAGACAAAATCAAGGGGAAGTGCAGCATCATGTAG